The Salvia miltiorrhiza cultivar Shanhuang (shh) chromosome 2, IMPLAD_Smil_shh, whole genome shotgun sequence DNA window acCGGTTTCTATATATCCAATACTAGGTAATAAAGACCACAAGTTCTCCATTCACACGCTATATTTTTAGAGGATGCATAGTAGCAGTTACTATAAACACTTACCTTATCACCAACTTTGCATTGGTCGAGGATTCTGTACAAATCACTCCCATTTGCAACTTTCTTTCCGTTAATGGATGTAATTATGTCACCTAAAATAAGTCGTCCATAGGCATCACGTTTTGTTGATTGAAGACCCTGCAAGTACCAAGAATACGGAAGCTGTAATCAGCATTACATGTTTTTAAAGTCACCACATTTTGAAGATCCTATAAGCAAAATGaaatttcaaatcaatctaTAAAAGCATCAAAACCAAAATGAATGAAAGGTTAGAAAATTGGACATACTGCTTTGCCTGCTGGCCCATTTGGAGGAGCGTCCAGGACAAGAACCCCACTAACTCCTAGTTGCTCCACTGACTGATCAGGCGCAAACTTAATCCCCAAAATTGGTCTGGTGACTTTACCAAACTTGACCAATTGATCAACAATGCCGCTTACCTGGATGTAAAGGAAAATTTTCAGTAAAAGATTAGTAAGCAATAAATATTACACTGAGTattgataaaagaaaaagaaaaatatcacAGTACAGAAATCTTCCTAACTAAAACAGTCACTCACTGTGTCAACTGGAATAGAGAAGCCCACGCCAGATGAAGCACCAGAGGGAGAATATATAGCTGTGTTTATTCCAATAAGATTGCCTGCACTGTCAATCAGTGGTCCCCCACTATTGCCTGGATTAATTGCAGCATCTGTCTGGATGACATCCTGGATTGGACGGCCAGTTGCAGCTGAACTGATTTCTCTCCGGAGCCCACTACAAAAAGAATGAATTTGTTAGCCACCCTAATTCAATAAGGATACAAGATTAGCCAGTTGTACTAACAGATTTTGAAAAAGCTGGTATTATCTAAAGGTTGGAAAACAACTGATCTACATTAATATACATAAGATTCAATCATGCTCCTGGTATTGATAATCATGACAAGGCAAAAGTAAACAAGGTAATCGGGGATATGTTGGAAGTTAAGATTTGTATTGAGGTACTAATACTATAAACACAATAAGTAATAAGTATAATAGTTTCCACAATGTGAAAACTATAAGTGCAAACTTTTTAGATACATGTCGCACTGTTCAATTTCCTTCTAAACCAACAAACTTGCTCGCTAAAAAATACCATCCATCTAGGTCTACATAACGAACCAAAGATAGTACAATgataaattgtgaaattattaCAAGTACTGTTACTACCTGATAACACCAGTTGTAAGCGTATGGTCAAGTCCAAACTGCCAAGGAGAAAAAAGTGAAGCACAAACATATTGTCAGAGAAAGGTAAATGATATGGTACCATATAAAAGAAGATTGTGTGTCTAGTTGAGTCATTCCAAGGGAATAACAATCAACATTGATGAAACATAACGATCTGGGAGTAGCGGTGTGAGGGTTATAAAGTTCCTTGAAGGGAGAACTTAGAGAAACGCATAGGAAACCGTGGAATGTCTATAATAGACAGGACTTGGTTGGGTCGTAAACTTTGTCCAACGGTATCAATCAGTTGAAACCATGCCACTATGTTTTATAACAATGAGAATTATGGACTGCTCCAGAATGGGAGATCAAGAATGGACTTAGTCAAAAGCTACATCTGACACTTTCCACTTGTCTATGTTTGAAATTGTATATTTGATGAGAAACCAGAAAAGCGAAAGATACCAAAACCAGAAAAAGCATAAGCAGGAATCACACTTACAGGATTTCCAATTGCATATACTTTTTGACCAACAAGCAAATCCGCGGATACGCCAATTGGTATTGGTCTCAACTTGCCTTTTGGTGCCTCGATACTCAAAACAGCAACATCTTTATCCTGATCAAACCCAACAACTTTTGCATCGTATGTACTCTGGTCTGCAAGAGTGACCCTGAACACAACCATCACTTCATCAAAAACTCGCAAACAAATATTACACTAATTTAACAGTTAACATGGCCAACTACTAACCATCAATATGATGGAGTACTGATATTCAACATGGCAACTTTCTCGTGTCATCAAAACTCTTACCACAGTTTGCATAATATAACAAGCTTCCTACCTAGAGATCGTATCTTGAGGATGGATTGTCAAGCTTCATATCATCAATTAATTTGCTAGTTATTTCTCATAAAGGAAGGGGCTTTGTGCATACAGATACCCATGCATTGCTGAAGATTTTCGTAGTAATCAAACAAACATTTTACTTTTGTTCTGAAGATGTAACTGTAGCTAAAAGAACACACATACTATGAACTATATGCATACATGTATGAGAAACTACTCAATAAGAAAACCAACACATGTACTAGAAAATACGCAATAAGAAAGCAACCAGGCAGTGCAAAACAAGCCTAGACGGAAAGAATTAATTAGCTGATTCAATAACTCTTTTTGTTAGGTAATAACTAAGTAATTAAATGCTGAGACATAAACCATAAGAGAGGGTAATAGTACTTGAGATCAGATGCACCACGAATCACATGATAATTTGTGACAACGTGGCCCTGCGTGTCCCATACAAATCCAGATCCTGATCCTTGCGGCACCTCCAACACATCCAACGTAAAGGCATCCTGCCTAAAACAAAAGGCACACTATGAACTCACCACATCAACAACTCATTCCAAATTCAATATCTACTTCCAACTTCACCTATAACATATACAAGCTTCTAGTCAACACCCTAGAAATTACATCGGCTGCTATTAAGCAACTCTTATTTAGTTATTTTGTCTAAATCATATCTATTATTTGAGCTGCATAAGAAATATTTTGTTTGTAATTTGCCTACAATCAAATTGCATTGGacttaataatatattaactaGTTAGTTAACATCAGAACACGCGGATGAAGTAGCATTAATTCTCCAGTGATTAGGACCACAAGGTATTAAAGCAGCCAGCACAATCTGACATATTTACATCATCACAAATACTAATCAAACAGTATTAAGTTGGTTAAAAATTGCCTTTGCAATCAAGATATACTAAATTTAGATACATAATATGCAAAAACTGAGTACCTCGCAGCTAGATTAGTAATGTAAACAACAGAAGGAGTGTTCTCTTGAAAGAGACGAACTGTAGCCAACTCATCGGACTGCAACTTCCGCGGCGTAGTAACTACGAAAGCCGACGCCGAATCAACATCGGCGACGAACAGCGTCGCCGAGAGAGCGACCGAAGTGCAGAGCACGAACAGCGAGTCCACGAGCTTCTTCAGCCCATTGCTGGAACCGAGCTCCGAGGTGGAATTGCTCGGAACAAACTTGTCGCGGAAAGCGGAAACGATGATCGGAGTGATCAAAGTAGCTCGATTGAACTGAGACAGGGATCTCGCGAGCGGTAATTTGGGGATTGAATTCGAGCGCGATGCTTTCGGAGTGATGGCGAAGAACGTGGAAGCGAGTGCAGCCATTGAGGAGTGGAGAGAGGGAGTTGGAATTCAGTAATTGGTCAAATTATTTCTACGCTTGGTTTCTCTCTCTATAATTTTTGTGGATGTGTTTATTCCGTGGGTTATTTGAAAATGGTTTATAGAGTTTTGTAAATTGTAAGTAGTTGGGTGCATTAATTTTCGGCCTTGTAAGATGAAAGACCCAACGTTAGGAATTTGGGCCAAAGGTATTAAGTCGATCTCAACTTAAGTTTCCAATCATTGTGattggctaagtttattttaaacatcttataagtttttggagcttcaagagcttataagatgtttcaagagcttataaaatgtaatttttaaaagcttataaattatcaaagtgtttggataattgagcttataagttagagagataACTTTTTTGCTAGatagataaaatatttttttaaaaagagaaaattgaagaaaatgaacttgaatgatatatgatgaaactaataaattatagttgaaaaatatttgtaaaaagattgttgcatatgagattataaaaaaataagttagggtagatgaacttattttttgggaagcttataagcttttagagcttattttttaagcttataagctgtttaggagcttattttgtcaaacactctaaatgagcttataagctcagccaaacaccctctaactttttttttccaatttaagATATTAAACTAAttgtgtgttttttttaattgttaaactaattgtattttaatattttgtttaaaAGTGAAACTCATATAATGTGTAGTGTATACAGAGGTCTACGTAGTTTGGTTTGATGGGATTTAATACAAGAGTCAAATTAAATTGTATTAATACAATTTGGTACGATTTGATTTGTGGTTTAcaaatattgtttattttataccaaaaaaaaaaatctacaatGAAATAGATAGAACTCGTGTCAGTGTTAACTGGTAATTTTTCACGAATCAAACTAACTGCATATTGAACTTAAATATGCTAATTTATTTCTATGTAGACAAAGGGTAAAGTTTACTCATTTAAGTCATTTAATAATTTGATCTCCAAAACCATCTAGATATGCAATTAAAATATCCAATACTATTAATTTCACTATTCCCAAAAACTCACTATATTATGGTCTTAACTCGTATTTTAGTACTACAGCTGCAACCAAATGTATATTAATGATAATAACAGAGACAAAAGATAGAAATACAAGTTAATATTACTATCATTTAGTATATAATATTCTCTCCTTCCCAATACAAACGTCTTACTTTTTATATTGGAATgtctcattataaatgtctcattttttttaataaataaattaaaaagactAATTAACTAATAGTCCACTACTAACTTTCtctctatatttatttttacaaatttcaatatattttctttGCCCATCAATTCACTTTATTTACTAATTACacattcttttatctctgtgttcaaaaacattaagacatttgtaatgggacgtaaaagtaataataatactccctccgtcccatttgtaCTGACCCCCTtgccattttgggttgtccgAATTGTATTgacaattttcttaaaatagcaaaaataaggGCTTCTAAGTGGGCAAAAGTAAAGCATTCCACAtacttaactcataaataaaggCTTTCTTAATCTATGTGCTCAAAAGTAAAAGGTCAATACAAATGAGACAGAggaagtaataataataattaatagttaatttaattatattacaaTTTGATTCATATatttaaaaagataattatattttttttaatacataaatcaaattatattttttaaatagtaaatcaaaccaaatcctataaatataattaaactcGATTTAATTTACAGTTTAAATTTGtaggaaaaaaacaaataaacaaaccaaaaagCTTCATACTTTAGTAGTGAGCAGTTCTCGTTCTCTAGCTCTCACGCTTTTAGCACTACTACAACCAACGGCCAAGATCTGCTGAGGAAATATGGAAGATCAACGGTCAAAAACTTGATGAATTTTCCATTCAAAAAGCCATTTCGACGGTCGCCTCGCCAGACCAAATTCGCCCGCAAAAGATCCCACTTTTCTGTTCTTGTTCCCGAGGTAATTCGAATGCCACAATTTTTGTATGTGCAATTTGTCATGTATTTGTGTAAATTCTAAAaagatttcatttttattgGTATTCGATCTGATAATTAGGGTTTTCATTTGTTGTTATTTGGTTTCAGTATGGCTACTAGTGTAGAGTGTTGGTCTTATCTATTCAGATAATCTTTATCACTGCGTCCAAATTCGATATATAATTCTGATCAGTGATGGCCGGTAGACATCTAACGTACTTTCATTtcccttttcatttttttttttttttttttctgattagCCATTTGTTATATCTTTGGTTCTGATCGCGATGAATTCTGCCTCGTGTGTATGATTTGAGATTTGAACGATGATTTATGCATGGAATTTTAGCTTTCAAATGTGTTCGCAGTTGAAATTCTGCTGAAGTGAGGAGAATTTACGAATTCCTCTTATTTTAGGATTTGATTTAAATGGCGGAAAAGAAATCATCTATGAGGAAGCCAGTTTTTGCCAAGGTTGATCAGCTGCGCCCTGGCACAAATGGGCACAATCTCGTAGTGAAGGTTTTGAGTTCGAAGATGGTGTTGCAAAAGGGTAGGCCGGATGGGCCTCAAGTTCATCAGATGCGGATTGCTGAGTGTCTGGTTGGAGACGAAACTGGGACTATTTTGTTTACGGCTAGGAATGAACAAGGTATGGTGCTTTGTGCTTGAGTAATGGATGACAATGATATGCATTCATCATTTTATGAGTAACCTTTGTTGAATCGTTATTATGTTTACGTTGAGGTTGAAAATGGTGGATTTGTTTGTGGGTCAAATTCAATATCTTGTGATCTTGATAGGGTTCTTAGTAGAATATAAGAGGCATTGCATCTCACAATTATAGGATATGATGTTACTTTAGATAGTGATTTGGTTATCACAGAATGTGATGGTGCCAATAAAAGGATAGAGAAAACACAAGATACATGTCTGCTTGTGTTCATATTTTGCTAGGCATTCACAAAGTTTGGATGTGACATAATGAGGTATGGTAGTTTTActattagggtgcgttctctttggttataaatttatcattgagaaaatgaaggataagaaaagattaaaaaaaattatcctccccatcttttttatctcatgttCATGTTCTTTTAGgtggaaaatataatttatcacatTAATCCTCCATGATAATACTACGatgaattggagtgaaaaaGAGGGAAAATGGGCtgcccgaattttttttttcatcctGCCCTAGGAAAATTATCCTTCCTAcaaaacatgtgaaaatggtggGTAAAgggtgaaaatatatattttccaccCTTTTCCATCGAAGAGAACGTACCCTTAGGAATTAAGATTGGAAAAGGATATCATGACTAATGACCAACTGATCTAGCTGAACTGGTTGTTGTtctgttcttttcttttatagaCATTAAGTGCAATTTTGTCCCCACTATGTGAAAGGCCTCATAACTATTGGCCTTATCCCCTTCGTTACAAACTGCTCATGATCTTGATGTGAACTCCAATGTGCAGTGGAGGTCATGAAGCCTGAAACTACTGTAATTCTGAGAAATGCCAAAATCGACATGTTCAAAGGATCAATGAGACTAGCTGTGGACAAATGGGGGCGTGTGGAAGCAGCAGCTGATCCTGCCACCTTCACTGTCAAAGAAGATAATAACCTCTCACTGGTTGAATATGAGTTAGTAAACATTGTTGAGGAGTGAAGCTGCTGGTATCCTCCTTTTTGCTTCGATCGGTGCTTATAAAGAAATGCTGAAACTGGAGTGTGTTTAGGAGACAGCCAAGGTGATAATTTGTCGTTTTTGTGATGAAGTTCTGGTTTACAAAAAAGCTTCTTGAACCCGTCTGTACGAAAGAAGATCTTAAGTATTACTCGATGGTAAGTAAGCATTGCAGCTGGACGTAAAAAGCAGGTATCATCGCAGCTTGGTTCACGGTCCAGATTTGCTTTAGCTTGTCTATTCTAACCGCGTGAATTCTCTCTTATCAAGAAATGTCTTCTTGTATGGATCAATGAATAACTTGGAACTGCTCCCATGAGATGAACTACTACTGTATTAATGCTTATTCCGAGTCGTATTAATCATATTTGCAAGTATTTCTGCTCTTATGTGGTTTCTGGGTTAATACACGACACAAACTGGCTCGAAATGATGCT harbors:
- the LOC131008701 gene encoding protease Do-like 1, chloroplastic, with translation MAALASTFFAITPKASRSNSIPKLPLARSLSQFNRATLITPIIVSAFRDKFVPSNSTSELGSSNGLKKLVDSLFVLCTSVALSATLFVADVDSASAFVVTTPRKLQSDELATVRLFQENTPSVVYITNLAARQDAFTLDVLEVPQGSGSGFVWDTQGHVVTNYHVIRGASDLKVTLADQSTYDAKVVGFDQDKDVAVLSIEAPKGKLRPIPIGVSADLLVGQKVYAIGNPFGLDHTLTTGVISGLRREISSAATGRPIQDVIQTDAAINPGNSGGPLIDSAGNLIGINTAIYSPSGASSGVGFSIPVDTVSGIVDQLVKFGKVTRPILGIKFAPDQSVEQLGVSGVLVLDAPPNGPAGKAGLQSTKRDAYGRLILGDIITSINGKKVANGSDLYRILDQCKVGDKVTVEVLRGDKLEKIPVLLEPKPDES
- the LOC131008757 gene encoding uncharacterized protein At4g28440-like, with protein sequence MAEKKSSMRKPVFAKVDQLRPGTNGHNLVVKVLSSKMVLQKGRPDGPQVHQMRIAECLVGDETGTILFTARNEQVEVMKPETTVILRNAKIDMFKGSMRLAVDKWGRVEAAADPATFTVKEDNNLSLVEYELVNIVEE